One genomic region from Symbiobacterium terraclitae encodes:
- a CDS encoding LysR family transcriptional regulator gives MIESLRLFQLVAREGSFTRAAELAGLTRPAVSQHIKHLEERFGLPLFVRSTRQVALTPAGEALLPHAERILGAVNEMEAAMAALRPRAKVVVEVAASTLPGESLLPRALARFRADHPEAEVRVRIANTEAVLGWVREGRADLGLVGQEVDDPWLESEQVGVDEIVLALRPGVSLPDPLPPGQLRQVPLVMREAGSATRATVLHALGERGIGPEDLNVVAEVGSPEALKTALRSGVGDAFVSLSALSPGEFACVRLEGLRITRPICAVWQRHRPPADLHRALLECLAALTE, from the coding sequence ATGATCGAGTCCCTCCGTCTCTTCCAGCTGGTGGCCCGGGAGGGCAGCTTCACCCGTGCGGCCGAGCTGGCCGGGCTGACCCGGCCCGCGGTCAGCCAGCACATCAAGCACCTGGAGGAGCGGTTCGGCCTGCCCCTCTTCGTGCGGAGCACCCGGCAGGTGGCGCTGACCCCGGCCGGCGAGGCGCTGCTCCCGCACGCCGAGCGCATCCTGGGCGCGGTGAACGAGATGGAGGCCGCCATGGCGGCGCTGCGCCCCCGCGCGAAGGTTGTCGTGGAGGTCGCGGCCTCGACCCTCCCCGGTGAGAGCCTGCTGCCCCGTGCGCTGGCCCGGTTCCGCGCCGACCACCCCGAGGCGGAGGTGCGCGTGCGCATCGCCAACACCGAGGCGGTGCTGGGATGGGTCCGGGAGGGCCGGGCGGACCTGGGTCTCGTCGGCCAGGAGGTGGACGACCCCTGGCTGGAGAGCGAGCAGGTGGGCGTCGACGAGATCGTGCTGGCCCTGCGGCCGGGGGTCTCGCTGCCCGACCCGCTTCCGCCCGGGCAGCTGCGGCAGGTCCCGCTGGTCATGCGGGAGGCCGGTTCGGCCACGCGGGCCACCGTGCTGCACGCCCTGGGCGAGCGGGGGATCGGCCCGGAGGACCTGAACGTCGTGGCGGAGGTGGGCAGCCCGGAGGCGCTCAAGACCGCCCTCCGGTCCGGCGTCGGCGACGCCTTTGTCTCGCTCTCGGCCCTGTCCCCCGGCGAGTTTGCCTGCGTGCGCCTGGAGGGGCTGCGCATCACCCGACCGATCTGCGCCGTCTGGCAGCGCCACCGTCCGCCCGCCGACCTGCACCGGGCGCTGCTGGAATGCCTGGCGGCGCTGACGGAGTAG